One stretch of Lysobacter sp. TY2-98 DNA includes these proteins:
- a CDS encoding TetR family transcriptional regulator — MSVPAPFSTKDRILGAAEELFAQYGFAGTSLRQVTSRADVNIAAVNYHFGSKENLVNEVFRRRMDEMSEKRLSALKTAVEAGSRELEPILAAFVEPALAMAQDRHGGASFMRVIARAYAEKNDALRKFLSDHYGHVLRDFAKAISTVVPELSKEELYWRLDFLAGALTYAMSDFGLIKRPSGTSEATHRARAARELIRFAAAGFRCRPADLS, encoded by the coding sequence ATGTCAGTTCCCGCTCCGTTCTCCACCAAGGACCGCATCCTCGGCGCCGCCGAGGAGCTGTTCGCCCAGTACGGCTTCGCCGGCACATCGCTGCGGCAGGTCACCAGCCGCGCCGACGTCAACATCGCCGCGGTGAACTACCACTTCGGCAGTAAGGAGAACCTCGTCAACGAGGTCTTCCGCCGCCGCATGGACGAAATGAGCGAGAAGCGGCTCTCGGCGCTGAAGACGGCGGTCGAGGCCGGTAGCCGCGAGCTCGAACCCATCCTCGCCGCCTTCGTCGAACCGGCGCTGGCCATGGCGCAGGACCGCCACGGCGGTGCCTCGTTCATGCGCGTGATCGCCCGCGCCTACGCCGAGAAGAACGACGCGCTGCGCAAGTTCCTGTCCGACCACTACGGCCACGTGCTGCGCGATTTCGCCAAGGCGATCTCGACCGTCGTGCCGGAGCTGTCGAAGGAAGAGCTCTACTGGCGCCTGGACTTTCTCGCCGGTGCGCTGACTTACGCGATGTCCGACTTCGGCCTCATCAAGCGGCCGTCGGGCACGTCCGAGGCCACCCACCGCGCCCGCGCCGCGCGCGAGCTGATCCGTTTTGCCGCCGCCGGCTTCCGCTGCCGTCCGGCCGACCTTTCCTGA
- the ndk gene encoding nucleoside-diphosphate kinase — protein sequence MALERTISIIKPDAVAKNVIGQIYARFEQAGLKIVAAKMKQLSRQEAEGFYAVHRERPFFNALVEFMVSGPVMIQVLEGENAVTKNRELMGATNPKDAAPGTIRADFADSIDANAVHGSDSLENAAIEIAYFFPQTDVYAR from the coding sequence ATGGCGCTGGAGCGCACGATTTCCATCATCAAGCCCGACGCGGTCGCCAAGAACGTGATCGGCCAGATCTATGCCCGTTTCGAGCAGGCCGGCCTCAAGATCGTCGCCGCCAAGATGAAGCAGCTCTCGCGTCAGGAAGCCGAAGGTTTCTACGCCGTGCACCGCGAGCGCCCGTTCTTCAACGCGCTGGTCGAGTTCATGGTGTCGGGCCCGGTGATGATCCAGGTGCTCGAGGGCGAGAACGCCGTGACCAAGAACCGCGAGCTGATGGGCGCCACCAATCCGAAGGACGCCGCGCCGGGCACGATCCGCGCCGACTTCGCGGATTCCATCGACGCCAACGCCGTGCACGGCTCGGACAGCCTGGAGAACGCCGCGATCGAGATCGCGTATTTCTTCCCGCAGACCGACGTCTACGCGCGTTGA